A part of Synechococcus sp. KORDI-49 genomic DNA contains:
- the rfbD gene encoding dTDP-4-dehydrorhamnose reductase: MKVLLTGAAGQLGQALRASCPPDLELIATSRDELDLSKPEACKAAVERHRPDWVLNAGAYTAVDRAEEEPDLAHAVNGGAPRAFAEAIRQDGGRLLQLSTDFVFNGRQGSPYRVEQPRDPLGVYGASKARGEEAIEAVLGDNGQATVLRTSWVMGPVGRNFALTMLRLHRERDQLGVVADQVGCPSSTLNLAAACWRVISIRAEQPAVLHWCDAGAASWYDVSVAVGELAAEQGLIETPANVRPICTEDYPTPAQRPAYSLLDCRSTREQLELDGEHWRQALRAVLSAIPPS; the protein is encoded by the coding sequence ATGAAAGTGCTGCTCACCGGAGCCGCCGGTCAGCTGGGTCAGGCCCTGCGCGCCAGCTGCCCACCGGACCTGGAGCTGATCGCCACCAGCCGGGACGAGCTTGATCTGAGCAAGCCGGAAGCCTGCAAGGCGGCGGTGGAACGCCATCGTCCCGACTGGGTGCTGAATGCCGGCGCTTACACCGCCGTGGACAGGGCCGAGGAGGAGCCGGACCTGGCGCATGCCGTGAATGGAGGGGCTCCCCGCGCCTTCGCCGAAGCGATCCGTCAGGACGGGGGCCGGCTGCTGCAACTGAGCACCGACTTCGTGTTCAACGGCCGCCAGGGCAGCCCCTACCGAGTGGAGCAGCCGCGTGACCCGCTGGGGGTCTATGGCGCCAGCAAGGCCCGCGGCGAGGAAGCGATCGAAGCCGTGCTCGGTGACAACGGACAGGCCACGGTGCTGCGCACCAGCTGGGTGATGGGTCCGGTGGGCCGCAATTTCGCCCTCACCATGCTGCGCCTGCATCGCGAACGCGATCAGCTGGGGGTGGTGGCCGATCAGGTGGGCTGTCCCAGCAGCACCCTCAACCTGGCCGCTGCCTGCTGGCGGGTGATCAGCATCAGGGCGGAACAGCCCGCTGTGCTGCATTGGTGCGATGCCGGTGCGGCCAGCTGGTACGACGTCTCAGTCGCCGTCGGGGAACTGGCTGCTGAACAAGGGCTGATCGAGACGCCGGCCAACGTCAGGCCGATCTGCACGGAGGATTACCCGACGCCGGCCCAACGCCCCGCCTACTCGCTTCTCGACTGCAGAAGCACCCGCGAGCAGCTCGAGCTGGACGGCGAACACTGGCGACAAGCCCTTCGCGCCGTCCTGAGCGCCATCCCTCCCTCCTGA
- the rfbB gene encoding dTDP-glucose 4,6-dehydratase, whose product MSVSMPTAAELLEGRRRVLVTGGGGFIGGAVVRRLLLESDALVFNLDKMGYASDLTGIEAVLKQQGAAAAGRHQLLHVELADADAVQQAVQQADPDLVLHLAAESHVDRSISGPGVFMESNVTGTYNLLQAVRAHYEGLSGERKECFRLHHISTDEVFGSLGAEGRFSETTPYDPRSPYSASKAASDHLVQAWHHTFGLPVVLTNCSNNYGPWQFPEKLIPVVILKAANAESIPLYGDGLNVRDWLYVEDHVDALLLAACRGAVGRSYCVGGHGERTNRQIVEAICHQLDQHTPAAAPHSALIRRVTDRPGHDRRYAIDPGRISSELGWQPRHNLEQGLQATVTWYLEHQPWCVSVRDRARYDGSRLGTLKR is encoded by the coding sequence ATGTCCGTCTCGATGCCAACTGCCGCTGAATTGCTGGAGGGGCGCCGCCGGGTTCTGGTGACCGGTGGCGGCGGATTCATCGGCGGGGCCGTGGTGCGGCGGCTGCTGCTGGAGAGCGACGCGCTGGTGTTCAACCTCGACAAGATGGGTTATGCCAGCGATCTCACCGGGATCGAGGCGGTGCTCAAGCAGCAGGGAGCGGCGGCGGCCGGTCGCCATCAGCTGCTGCATGTTGAGCTCGCCGATGCCGACGCCGTGCAGCAAGCCGTGCAGCAGGCGGACCCCGACCTGGTGCTGCACCTGGCGGCGGAGAGCCACGTGGATCGCTCCATCTCCGGCCCCGGGGTGTTCATGGAAAGCAACGTCACGGGCACCTACAACCTGCTGCAGGCCGTCCGTGCGCATTACGAGGGATTGAGCGGAGAGCGCAAGGAGTGCTTCCGGCTTCACCACATCAGCACCGACGAGGTGTTCGGCAGCCTCGGAGCCGAGGGCCGCTTCTCGGAAACCACCCCTTACGACCCGCGCAGTCCCTATTCCGCCAGCAAGGCCGCCAGCGATCACCTCGTTCAGGCCTGGCATCACACCTTCGGGCTGCCGGTGGTGCTGACCAACTGCAGCAACAACTACGGACCCTGGCAGTTCCCCGAAAAACTGATCCCCGTTGTCATTCTCAAGGCGGCCAACGCTGAGAGCATCCCGCTCTACGGCGACGGCCTCAATGTGAGGGACTGGCTGTACGTGGAGGACCATGTCGATGCTCTGCTGCTGGCCGCCTGCCGCGGCGCTGTCGGACGCAGCTATTGCGTCGGCGGCCACGGGGAACGCACCAACCGCCAGATCGTCGAAGCGATCTGCCATCAGCTGGATCAGCACACACCCGCGGCCGCTCCCCACAGCGCCCTGATCCGCCGGGTCACGGACCGGCCCGGCCATGACCGTCGCTATGCCATCGACCCCGGGCGCATCAGCAGCGAACTGGGCTGGCAGCCGCGTCACAACCTCGAGCAGGGGCTCCAGGCCACCGTGACCTGGTACCTCGAGCATCAGCCATGGTGCGTCAGCGTCCGGGATCGCGCCCGCTACGACGGCAGCCGTCTGGGCACCCTGAAACGCTGA
- a CDS encoding isoprenylcysteine carboxylmethyltransferase family protein: protein MPSGWGLSWGGWLDNRRGEWWLLAQLLLITAHLLPAAPPLAFWGLTAWPPLLRLTGVLILLTALLLAARSLLSLGASLSPLPAPRDDNQLIRNGAYSHCRHPLYQAVLMASLGVVIATGSLLHLSLLLALAAVLRGKARREEQGLAERHPDYLSYMASTPAIVPRLPGLDWRR, encoded by the coding sequence ATGCCATCGGGCTGGGGGCTGAGCTGGGGAGGCTGGCTGGACAACCGCCGGGGAGAGTGGTGGCTGCTGGCTCAGCTGCTGCTGATCACGGCCCATCTGCTGCCTGCCGCCCCACCGCTCGCGTTCTGGGGACTGACAGCCTGGCCCCCGCTGCTTCGGCTGACAGGTGTGCTGATCCTGCTGACCGCTCTGTTGCTCGCCGCCCGCTCGCTGCTGTCGCTGGGAGCCAGCCTCTCCCCCCTTCCCGCACCCCGTGATGACAACCAACTGATCCGGAACGGGGCCTACAGCCACTGCCGACACCCCCTGTATCAGGCGGTACTGATGGCATCCCTGGGGGTCGTGATCGCCACCGGCAGCCTGCTGCACCTGAGCCTGCTGCTGGCTCTGGCGGCGGTGCTCCGTGGCAAGGCGCGACGCGAGGAACAGGGACTGGCTGAGCGCCATCCGGATTACCTCTCTTACATGGCGAGCACGCCCGCCATCGTTCCACGGCTGCCCGGCCTCGACTGGCGCCGCTGA
- the rfbA gene encoding glucose-1-phosphate thymidylyltransferase RfbA — MAINPSHRKGIILAGGSGTRLHPITQAVSKQLLPVYDKPMIYYPLSTLMLAGIREVLIITTPHDQPSFERLLGDGSRWGMEIHYAIQPSPDGLAQAFLIGAEFLDGRPASLVLGDNLFHGHDLVPQLIGSNQAPEGATVFAYPVSDPERYGVAEFDASGKVLSLEEKPKQPKSRYAVTGLYFYDASVVERARQVKPSARGELEITDLNRMYLEEGLLRVELMGRGMAWLDTGTCDSLNDAGGYIRTLEHRQGLKVGCPEEVAWRQGWIGDGQLETLAQPLKKSGYGTYLLQLLSESVSDHAALQTSLEVPTHAG, encoded by the coding sequence ATGGCGATCAATCCCAGCCATCGCAAGGGAATCATCCTCGCGGGCGGCAGCGGCACCCGCCTGCATCCGATCACCCAGGCGGTGAGCAAGCAACTGCTGCCCGTCTACGACAAACCGATGATCTACTACCCGCTCAGCACGCTGATGCTGGCGGGCATCCGGGAGGTGTTGATCATCACCACCCCCCACGACCAGCCGTCCTTCGAGCGGTTACTCGGGGATGGCAGCCGCTGGGGAATGGAGATCCACTACGCGATCCAGCCCAGCCCCGACGGCCTGGCCCAGGCGTTTCTGATCGGTGCTGAGTTCCTGGACGGCCGTCCGGCCTCCCTGGTGCTCGGCGACAACCTCTTCCACGGCCACGACCTGGTGCCGCAGCTGATTGGAAGCAATCAAGCCCCGGAGGGGGCGACGGTGTTCGCCTATCCGGTGAGTGACCCTGAGCGGTACGGGGTGGCTGAGTTCGATGCCAGCGGCAAGGTTCTCAGCCTGGAAGAGAAGCCCAAGCAGCCCAAGAGTCGCTATGCGGTCACCGGCCTGTATTTCTATGACGCCTCAGTGGTTGAACGGGCACGGCAGGTGAAGCCTTCCGCCCGTGGAGAACTGGAGATCACCGATCTCAACCGGATGTATCTCGAAGAGGGCCTGCTGCGGGTGGAGCTGATGGGGCGCGGCATGGCCTGGCTGGACACCGGCACCTGCGATTCCCTCAATGACGCCGGCGGCTACATCCGCACCCTCGAACACCGGCAGGGTCTGAAGGTGGGGTGTCCCGAGGAGGTGGCCTGGCGGCAGGGCTGGATCGGAGACGGTCAGCTGGAGACGCTGGCTCAACCTCTGAAGAAAAGCGGCTACGGCACTTATCTGCTGCAGCTGCTCTCCGAAAGCGTCAGCGACCATGCTGCGCTGCAGACCAGCCTTGAGGTGCCCACCCATGCAGGTTGA
- a CDS encoding glycosyltransferase yields MADRYFQIQLQAQSTLAAYQPLCIQGGADAGLDGAILFPAVGERWITLPGDPETLQVSLLASEPGQETPSPVAAVRRDRSAALTLLDLSHWLFTRSSRVKGARSCGQLRLSSQLSTEKLTANLHGIYLHHLRHPDAEFELRCRRGAGLEMDLSALRHSCRQLHASARSLGVIGSGGQPVDIIIPTYGQPLYTLRCIASVLRDLLIHRRVIKGRLDVRLMVVDDAHPQQHGQAVLQWLADQGCLDFRVNSCNLGFLESCNQAVSRSRNDSLIVLLNNDIEVLPGWLTGLVDTIEQDIDVGLVGSKLIYPDGRLQEAGGIVWQDGSAWNFGRLKNPAHPDYNYARSVDYVSGASIMVPRRHWDAAGGFDQRFIPAYYEDTDLALTLRDRGLKVIYQPSSQAIHHEGISCGTDLTSGVKAYQVTNQVSFLEKWQSRLQQHQPTGECLERAKHRGALGRILVIENQLLDPEGDAGSLFMLNYCLALRELGYTITYVPTDNLAHQQDKAALMGARGIQVLCQPQITSVDDIFESRAERFDLILLARPGNFPHLNSLRRLAPKTPVVYFTHDLHHLRTQRTAGNITDRKERRRLLQRADRLRDQEAEIFRRADLVLHISEEENRISQGLHPHAAVVLPPVVTAPATSPLGTSGRRVLFVGNFAHSPNVTAAQWLTEAIWPRVRAVAPDMQLLIVGRNPPDFLMAGDGIDVLGYVEDLSALMQSVDIGIAPLQEGAGVKGKVLSALAHGLPMVTTTIGAEGITDATRSCSALLVADTADALAAQVLALRQRPEQERRALAEDGRRFIQKHFGPEALVSRFKEMFETLGLPFDQQVDRFLPYAPRGNDQRFTSSNSFTQGVHPLA; encoded by the coding sequence ATGGCCGACCGCTATTTCCAGATCCAGCTGCAGGCGCAAAGCACCCTGGCGGCCTATCAGCCCCTTTGCATTCAAGGAGGCGCGGACGCCGGGCTGGACGGAGCGATCCTGTTCCCTGCCGTCGGAGAGCGCTGGATCACCCTGCCGGGAGATCCCGAAACGCTGCAGGTCTCTCTGCTGGCATCGGAGCCAGGCCAGGAGACACCCTCTCCCGTCGCAGCCGTGCGACGCGATCGCAGCGCGGCCCTGACGCTTCTGGATCTGAGTCATTGGCTGTTCACTCGCAGTTCCAGGGTCAAGGGAGCACGCAGCTGCGGACAGCTGCGACTGTCCAGCCAACTCAGCACAGAGAAGCTCACCGCCAACCTGCACGGGATCTACCTCCACCACCTGCGGCATCCGGATGCCGAGTTCGAACTGCGCTGCCGCCGTGGCGCGGGGCTTGAGATGGACCTGTCCGCTCTGCGACACAGCTGCCGGCAGCTGCACGCCTCGGCCCGCTCTCTGGGGGTGATCGGCAGCGGCGGCCAGCCCGTCGACATCATCATTCCCACCTATGGCCAGCCGCTCTACACCCTGCGCTGCATCGCCTCGGTCCTGAGGGATCTGCTCATTCATCGACGTGTCATCAAGGGGCGGCTGGATGTGCGGCTGATGGTGGTGGACGACGCCCATCCCCAGCAGCACGGCCAGGCCGTTCTCCAATGGCTGGCGGATCAGGGCTGCCTGGATTTCCGGGTCAACAGCTGCAATCTTGGCTTCCTGGAAAGCTGCAACCAAGCCGTCAGCCGCAGTCGGAACGACAGCCTCATCGTTCTGCTCAACAACGACATCGAAGTGCTTCCAGGCTGGTTGACGGGCCTGGTGGACACCATCGAGCAGGACATCGATGTGGGGCTGGTGGGATCAAAACTGATCTATCCCGACGGACGCCTCCAGGAGGCCGGGGGCATCGTCTGGCAGGACGGTTCCGCCTGGAACTTCGGACGTCTCAAGAATCCGGCACATCCTGATTACAACTACGCCCGCAGCGTCGACTACGTCTCCGGGGCATCGATCATGGTGCCGCGTCGCCATTGGGATGCGGCCGGGGGCTTTGATCAACGCTTCATCCCGGCCTACTACGAAGACACGGACCTGGCGCTGACGCTGCGGGATCGCGGCCTGAAGGTGATCTACCAACCCTCCTCCCAGGCGATCCACCATGAAGGCATCTCCTGCGGCACCGATCTCACCAGTGGCGTGAAGGCCTATCAGGTCACCAACCAAGTGAGCTTCCTGGAGAAGTGGCAGTCTCGGCTTCAGCAGCATCAGCCCACGGGTGAGTGCCTCGAACGGGCGAAACACCGGGGAGCGCTGGGACGGATTCTGGTGATCGAGAACCAGCTTCTGGATCCGGAAGGCGATGCCGGATCCCTGTTCATGCTCAATTACTGCCTGGCTTTGCGGGAACTGGGCTACACGATCACCTACGTCCCCACCGACAACCTGGCGCATCAGCAGGACAAGGCCGCCCTGATGGGAGCCCGTGGCATTCAGGTTCTCTGCCAGCCCCAGATCACCTCGGTGGACGACATCTTCGAGAGCCGAGCGGAACGCTTCGACCTGATCCTGCTGGCAAGGCCGGGCAATTTTCCGCATCTGAACAGCCTCCGCCGCCTGGCACCGAAGACTCCCGTCGTCTACTTCACCCACGACCTCCACCACCTGCGCACCCAGCGAACGGCAGGGAACATCACCGACAGAAAGGAGCGCCGTCGGCTGCTGCAGCGGGCAGACCGCCTGCGCGATCAGGAAGCGGAGATCTTCCGCCGCGCCGACCTCGTCCTGCACATCAGCGAAGAGGAGAATCGGATCTCACAGGGGCTGCATCCGCATGCGGCTGTTGTGCTGCCACCGGTGGTCACCGCACCGGCCACATCCCCTCTCGGGACATCGGGCCGCAGGGTTCTGTTCGTGGGCAATTTCGCCCACAGCCCGAATGTCACCGCCGCTCAGTGGCTGACGGAAGCGATCTGGCCCCGCGTGCGGGCGGTGGCCCCCGATATGCAGCTGCTGATCGTGGGCCGCAATCCACCCGACTTCCTGATGGCCGGAGATGGCATCGATGTGCTGGGCTACGTCGAGGATCTCTCAGCCCTGATGCAGAGCGTGGACATCGGCATCGCCCCGTTGCAGGAAGGGGCCGGCGTGAAGGGCAAGGTGCTCAGCGCCCTGGCCCATGGTCTGCCGATGGTGACCACCACGATCGGAGCTGAAGGCATCACTGATGCCACCCGGTCCTGCTCTGCGCTGCTGGTGGCGGACACGGCCGATGCTCTGGCTGCTCAGGTGCTGGCGCTCCGACAACGTCCGGAACAGGAGCGTCGGGCCCTTGCCGAGGACGGCAGGCGTTTCATCCAAAAGCATTTCGGTCCGGAGGCGCTGGTGAGCCGGTTCAAAGAGATGTTCGAGACCCTCGGGCTTCCATTCGATCAGCAGGTGGACCGTTTCCTGCCCTACGCCCCCCGCGGCAATGATCAACGCTTCACCAGCAGCAACAGCTTTACCCAGGGCGTCCACCCGCTGGCCTGA
- the rfbC gene encoding dTDP-4-dehydrorhamnose 3,5-epimerase, whose product MQVEQLSSQQGQRLDGPLLITPRVFGDERGWFFESWNQRRFDEAVGDAVVFSQDNHSRSQRGVLRGLHYQLPPEPQAKLVRASAGAIFDVAVDIRRGSPTFGQWVGAELSAENRCQLWVPEGFAHGFLTLSEQAEVQYKARGFWNRDCEQAIRWDDPDLAISWPLERLEGVSVSLSEKDAEAPGLQQNLENGALFQ is encoded by the coding sequence ATGCAGGTTGAACAGCTCTCCAGTCAGCAGGGTCAGCGGCTGGACGGTCCGCTGCTGATCACCCCCAGGGTGTTCGGAGACGAACGCGGCTGGTTCTTTGAAAGCTGGAACCAGCGCCGCTTCGATGAAGCCGTCGGTGACGCCGTCGTCTTCTCCCAGGACAACCACTCCCGCTCCCAGCGCGGGGTACTGAGGGGACTGCACTACCAACTTCCACCGGAGCCCCAGGCCAAGCTGGTGCGGGCGAGTGCCGGTGCGATCTTTGATGTCGCCGTGGACATCCGCCGGGGATCGCCAACGTTTGGCCAGTGGGTGGGGGCTGAGCTGAGCGCGGAGAACAGGTGTCAGCTCTGGGTACCGGAGGGTTTCGCCCATGGCTTCCTCACCCTGAGCGAGCAGGCCGAAGTTCAGTACAAGGCCCGCGGCTTCTGGAACCGCGACTGTGAACAAGCGATCCGCTGGGACGACCCGGATCTGGCCATCTCCTGGCCGCTCGAACGCCTCGAGGGCGTCAGCGTGAGCCTGTCGGAGAAGGACGCCGAAGCCCCTGGCCTCCAACAGAACCTGGAGAACGGAGCCCTGTTCCAATGA